ACTATAACTGATCTTTGTACCTCTTTTCAACTTTTCTTCTTGACAGATCTTTGTACCTCTTATCAATTTCTTCCAGATTTTTCATGTCCTTGTGGTACTTACGAATACTATACACAGGTCTGCACACAAAGTCAAGGACCTAGATTTAAGCctgcaaagaaaaagaaaggaacCTTAAAGAAAATGCAATCAAGTGTGTAGTTTTTTACCAATATAGAAGGTATGACATTTCGTTGAGATTTATAGATCTGCAAGGTTACCCCATCAATATCagaatatcagaaaatatgcatgCTTATGATAAGGTCCAGATATATATGGTGCATTAATGCTCCATCAGTCTTGGAAGATATAAGATATCATAAAAGAATATTGGCTGTAATACTCATTCGCATTCCATAATATGGCTGCATCAAAAATAACCAAAATGTCACAGTGGGCACGTACTCAAAGTAGTTCATATATTAGCATAGTAACAACCCTCTCTGTAATCTGTACCacatcaaaataaaaatgaaagaagaTAAGTAACTAACCTAAAAAGAGAAAAACACTTGATAGTAGTTCATACTATCAATCAATAATATGAACCAAAAACCCTAAGCAAAATAAATTTGTAAGAATCAATAACACAGAGAGCTAATGAAACAAAAGTAGTGAACAAATAAAAAATTACTGAAAGAGAAGAAACACAGTATACATTGAGTTTGCACACTCTATAATCAATCTGATAAATAAATGTTtctaagaaaaatcaaaatattgaAGAAAACCCAATACTGAATTAATGTAGCAGAATACATTTGGGAATTTTCCATTTGCAAAAGAAAACCATGAGAAACGGAATCAGGACACATGATTTGAAAGTTAAAAGATATGGGTTTATGATATATCAGTAAttagaataagagtaaaatcACCTTGAATGGGTTTCTCCGTAACTTATCTTGGACAAAAAtcgtacctgcaaaaaaaaaaaaaaatttaaaaaaagggTTAGGGTTTATTGATTCAAAGAAACAAACACGAAATTGAATCAAAATATTGAAGAAAACCCAATACTGAATTAGTGTAGCAGAATTACATTTGGGGATTTTCCATTTGCAAAAGAAAACCATGAGAAACGGAATCAGCACACATGATTTTGAAAGTTAAAAGATATGGTTTATGATATATCAGTAATTAGAATAAGTGTAAAATCACCTTGAATGGCTATTAGGGTTTCTCCGTAACTTATCTTGGACAAAAATCGtacctgcaaaataaaataaaaaaagaaaaagggttAGATTTTATTGATTCAAAGAAACAAACACAAAATTGAATCTGTTTGCAATCCACTGTATCAAAAACTCAAGCTTTCCTTCAATCGACGAATCCCTACAACACAAACACAAAATCCCTTCTTCAAATCTCGAAAGAAACAGTCTCAAAACCCCAACTAACAACAAAAGAAGATTAAAAGAGAAACCCCCAAAACTATCTACTCTACGTCTCCATCTCATAGAAGAATCGGAGAAAGTACCACTTAATCTGCTTCATCGAAACTCAAGAAGAAAATCGAGCAGTGAGTTCGTGAAGAGACAGAGAGTAAAGTCGGATAAaagcttttttgtttttttgttttatgtttccGGGAAGACCATTTTTCGTTTTCCATTTCGTTAAAAAACGGTAATCACTGTTACATTCATATGTTTGAGAAAAAATTGAATAGAGCAATTTCAAAGGACTTTGACGCTCATCCAAGAATGGGTATTCTCACCCCACGACGTGGGACTTTATAtgacttaggggtttaaagggttTGATATTTTGAATCGAATTAAAAAAAGTTAGACTAAGACTAGTTACCTGAAAAATAAACGTTCCTCGATGATTATGTTATAGCTGTGCTGGCATTAGgattgaagataaaaatggtaaaaaaaaaaactaagaaattaacgggcacctagctcagctggaaggtagagttagtttgcccctggtgacacaatctcagccctcaTCCGCTTCGGttaggtagagttagtttgcccccctcgtgacacaatctcagccccatcCGTTTCGGtttccttggctaggttacccatgaggctccctggtaggctagcacagcaacctgttcaattaatgtaatagaatgttgttggagcttagcttgttaagcTTCCAACTAGTTCATGTAAtattctttatccaataataataatattatttacatattaaaaaaataaacatattatttacaaaaaaaactaagaaagaaaaaaaataaaaaaaaaataaaactctcATTGTCGATTTGTAGAAGCAAAAAGTGAAAAATAACAAATTTGAAGTATGCTTTGTGACACTTATGAATTATGATGACAATATACGTACATGGGCTTTAGGAGCCATTCCGCACCTGAAGCCCCCTGCTATAAGCACCGTGGCTCACTCATTACAAGTTTAAGAGATCATTTTGCTTGCATTTCTTATAAACCCTTGATGTACATGTGACAAACAATTAGCAACtaaagcaaaataaataaataaaagaatctGAATTTGAATTCGATGAGCTATCTAGTGATGAAGAAGCTCAAGTGCTTTTAACAAAGTTTTCTTAAATCTACCAATATCAAGCTTTACACTTTGTTGGTCTAAATATACAGACTTCACTGCACTCCACCCTTTTTCTGAAAATGAATCAGGATCCCTTAAAACGGCATGATCAGCTGGGTATTGGTCTACCAAACTGCTCTCTTCTACTCTTATATTGTACTCAAGGTATCTCAAGTTCATTGCTTCAGCTGGTTCTCCATAAATATGCTtgccaattttttccaaaggaCCCAACGGAAAGACTTGAATTAGTATTGCATTAGAAGGAAGAAATAGAAGATTAGTACAACCAGCTCCGTGCACAGCGACCATCACATCACATGAATTCGCAATGTGTGTGAAATTCGATAAAGTTGTTGTCACCCCGGGTTCCGCTACAATCACTTCATATCCCAAAGCTTTGGCCGTAGCAACAATTTCTTCCTCATTTGtaaatcttcttgttcttttacgTGAAAGGATTAGTAGTCTTGGTTTCTTCTtatcatttttcttcagaaagtgTTCATCCATCTTTAGTGCGGAAGACCGTTCCAACGAGTACGACATCCTTAAAAATTCAGCGAAATCTACCATAGAATAGCCTTTTGGAGATTTCGTGGGATCGATACCCAAATCTTTATGATGCTTGAGACCTACTGTTACTTTTTGGTAGCAATGTACGTCAACTTCTTTTTCGATATCGATGATTGGATACCTAGATAGTTGTTTTATAAGTGGTTCATATTTCTTAAGCCAGTAAGGCTGTGAATTAGTTACCAGAAATTgaacttcttggtgaaaatgacGAGAAGTGAGATAAAGTGGAAGCAATATTTCGGTGAAATCGTGGAACTGATTTCCTGCATACCCTCCGGTCGAGAAAACTATTGCTGGAGTATTATGATTCATGCTGCAGTCAGGAGCTGTTGCTTGTTTATCAGTCTCCAGAAATGATATTATTGATAACTCGGTAACATGTTTCATTGCGTCATTGTCTCCTTTTCGAGCATAAGGTTTGATTC
This genomic stretch from Papaver somniferum cultivar HN1 chromosome 5, ASM357369v1, whole genome shotgun sequence harbors:
- the LOC113277629 gene encoding uncharacterized protein LOC113277629, whose amino-acid sequence is MRWRRRVDSFGGFSFNLLLLLVGVLRLFLSRFEEGILCLCCRDSSIEGTIFVQDKLRRNPNSHSSIRKYHKDMKNLEEIDKRYKDLSRRKVEKRVPNFLELETQKEKEPL
- the LOC113279282 gene encoding uncharacterized protein LOC113279282 gives rise to the protein MDKSENYDIRLEKIFSKRFGRNDAKRLVYGILVGGLLIILLTSSSILNLQLAANAGFRPLMDGIWNLPVCNVFEPMSDFCEIEGHIRVEGKSSSIYFTSSTNESWRIKPYARKGDNDAMKHVTELSIISFLETDKQATAPDCSMNHNTPAIVFSTGGYAGNQFHDFTEILLPLYLTSRHFHQEVQFLVTNSQPYWLKKYEPLIKQLSRYPIIDIEKEVDVHCYQKVTVGLKHHKDLGIDPTKSPKGYSMVDFAEFLRMSYSLERSSALKMDEHFLKKNDKKKPRLLILSRKRTRRFTNEEEIVATAKALGYEVIVAEPGVTTTLSNFTHIANSCDVMVAVHGAGCTNLLFLPSNAILIQVFPLGPLEKIGKHIYGEPAEAMNLRYLEYNIRVEESSLVDQYPADHAVLRDPDSFSEKGWSAVKSVYLDQQSVKLDIGRFKKTLLKALELLHH